taatacctaaatattttactacCTATCTTACACATCGTCGTACTTTACCTCGTATTATTCTTGCAGCCgttatcaattttgaaaatacgcGTTTGGCAAACTTGTAAGTTAGCACGTTCACAATTCTGGATTTTACGTCTGCGGTCAATGACAATGATTCTTGTAAATTAATCTAAAATTAAGCAGGAACTGACCTTGAACAATACTGAACATCAtcttatagtagaggagccgaagaagTGATTTTCGGATTTACTTGAatgcggcagatgaacataaggaaGTATGCACGTGAatgttgttgagtaccttcACCAAGTATGAGTCCTTAATAtttgtgggtacgtttagggcaaacaaaaaataacatcagaaATACTTAACTAGCACATCAGATAAGGCTATGGCAGATATGGTCAGTTAATAGCTAAAGGGTTAGTTTAGCATTTTGATAATCGATTttatttgagcgtaacgtaaggGAATAGAGTGGGGTcaaaatttacaaaagaaaagcCTTGTACGTATTTCTGTTCCCAAACCACGACgcgttaattatttttttttgtattttgaagaaACTAATCCCCCAAATAATCATTGATATTTTCTGACGATTTTACTAAGTCAGCCGGAGttataaaattgtctgtctgtagATTTTTCCGCACTGAAAGCGAAAAATGTACATAATCATTTATTCTTCCACCAAATCTAATCGGTCCCCATTGGTCATTTCATCGGtcggaaagaaagaaagaaattatttatggtAACATGTCGCTATAGTAACTGCTAATATGGCATCATGGGCTCCCCTAGTTTTATAGAAAACGTATATAATATAGTTGGACATTTAATTCAATCATCAGTATCATAACTATATTCAACATGCAGAAGTTTGTTTTGATTATTGTTTGTGCTGTCGCTATAACAGCGATGGTGCAAGCCAAATCATCCTCATAGTGagtataaaagaatattttatatttattgctcCTGTTTCTTAATGACCTCATTGGTCCGGTGTTAACCTACTCGTATGTGTTACCGATTACGTGGTGGTGGGGTTTGAATCCTGGGTAATTATATGAGATactgaattttctttcttttaagaaataaaaaaaaaaaaaaaatcatttatttcactttctaaatttacataagctagtgcgagtttggaaccttcttttaggagtagtaaaactacttctgtattagaaggctccgctcttccatagctAGTAGAGAAATATCAGATTCTAAATGagcattacaaaattattataataggttggtgtgtgtgtgtgtatgtgtgtgtttttcAGGATATAAGTTTAATAAGGATTCTACTTCATCATAATTCAGTgacgataaatatttaataactgtttTCTTGCATTCCTTATTTATTACTGGGTATAACTGGGTAAAAAAGGGGAATAGCCATGCCCGGCCCagacctaccctaaccacccggcagtttaattatatctaaagaaatcttgataattctactttaataatgaaatcataactttatcaaaaaaacagttttctaaaacgttttacaacatttttaattcatctttaatttgtccacaacagggacaagctaagatctttggccatacagcctgagtttcaCGTTATTTTTTGATTTGTCTGTTCGTTTGCTTGTGTGTTAACCTTGTtggtaaaaggaaaaaaatataccaaaaaaatactactgcttcaaatgttactttgccacgttggtacaccggcgaataATTTGCAccagaagagtgataaaaaatgcatttttcttttaGTAACATAATCTGCAAAATGTAGTCTTTGTAAACccacaaataaattttatgattACTTCTCTTCACTCTTCAGTATGTCTGACTTAACCAATTAAgtccaatttttataattttgttacagtGGTAATGGTGGATATGGAGGCAGTAATGGCGGTCGTTTTGGTGGCAATAACGTTGAAGTGAAAGGCTGGGACATTGGTGATGATGGCGGTTTTGGCGGTAGTCACGATGGCGGTTTCGGCGATAGTAACGTAGAAACTAAAGGCTGGGACATTGGTGATGACGGCGGTTTTGGCGGTAGTCACGGTGGCGGTTTCGGTGATAGTAACGTAGAAACTAAAGGCTGGGACATTGGTGATGATGGCGGTTTTGGCGGTAGTCACGATGGCGGTTTCGGCGATAGTAACGTAGAAACTAAAGGCTGGGACATTGGTGATGATGGCGGTTTTGGCGGTAGTCACGGTGGCGGTTTCGGCGATAGTAACGTAGAAACTAAAGGCTGGGACATTGGTGATGATGGCGGTTTTGGCGGTAGTCACGGTGGCGGTTTCGGCGATAGTGACGTAGAAACTAAAGGCTGGGACATTGGTGATGACGGCGGTTTTGGCGGTAGTCACGGTGGCGGTTTCGGTGATAGTAACGTAGAAACTAAAGGCTGGGACATTGGTGATGATGGCGGTTTTGGCGGTAGCAACGCTGACGGTTTTATTGGTGGAAACGGTGGCGGTCACTATTTTGGTGATCATGGTAAAGGAACGGGAAATGTTAACGAAGTACACAAGAAGCCCGGAGGGGTAACTgtggaaaaaaagaaaataacgaaaacaaaagaaaagaaaaacctTTATTTTAATCTTGTGCCACACCTAACACTATGGTAGTGCCTCTACCTCGTTGTGATACCTCGACCACTTAGACAAGTCAAGACCAAAAGTAGTATGTAATACCAAAAGTgagcaaaaaaataattaaatatatataacattaaCATCATAAAAAAACTACAAGTATAATTTAACGAAAACttacaattaaatttatttaaacaaaacttattttttattattgttactaTTCAAACCCGTAGtatcaatttatataatataatttatagtattcaCAAATAtcatttctagtggtaaaagaattttcaaaatcgatgtagtagatccagagattcccTCCCCATAATACTTCTTCATAATGTTAGCATAGACATAAtacgacattttttgaaatagcaaattttaataataataactacttATCAATTTATAGgggatagaaaaaaaaaccaatagaAATAAGAACTCCGCTACATGATCTTGATATTCCTCCTGTTTAATTAGCAGATATTTTTAGGTAAAACTTCCATGTGTAGGTAAAActaaaaactgtacagttaaaactataaatagtttttctgataacttttgattaaataaagctttaatctgcgcagttaaaactgaaggtctgtagcagTATCTAACTCAGTGACATAATTAAAGTaatagttaaattaattaaacaatacttatttttagggtcccgtagtccacaaggagcccttatagtttcgccatgtctgtctatTTATCCGTCcatctgtccgtctgtccgcggtttagcgcagagactattactactagaaagctgtaatttactCGTAGCATCAGTATATGCATAAAAAATGTAAccaagttgtaaaataaaatcttgaaaaatatttttttaaggtaaacatgtaaagtggggatgattttttcaTATACTATTTTCGCTTTCAACCCATTTGAAATAGTCAGCATTTAAAAGGGCTTCACTAAACTTAGATTTAATAAAACGTTTCCGATTCGAACCAGTAGATCCGAAGGAATATAGACTAACCATTGGGCTAACGAGATAGTAACCTAAAAAAAGTACTATCTAGGTATCTAATTTACTTAACATCACATTACCTATCTGGGGGCATGGCAGTGTCCCCGCAAGtcaagcaaattaaaaaaaaaggagcaCGGCTGACTATACTTATAACGAAGCAATTCAAGCTATTTTCGACCCCCTGTAACTTCGCTGTGGATGAACTTAGAAGCCTGAATTTTGAGTATCTAAGTAAGCATTATATAGACAcggtatatttaaaatttaattagatttaaacAAGAAGTTTAGGAATTATAACTAGTCAAAGATTcctagttttattaattttgtcacTCACGGACTGACCGATCATCAAAACCCTAAGGCACTTCCAGCAGAAGCAGAAACTTCAAATTTAGAATACTATTGTAGTTGTTAGTGTATAAATcaaagaaaaattgaaaaaaaaattaatttccgTCCAGTTTTCTGGATACAGAAACTGCATAGTCCCATATGATAAAGCAATAAAGCAAGCGCTCTAAGCAATGttactaaatataatatgtattaattgtaacatacgagttatattgtgtattcatgcgatggccaagtcaatctatttgtttaaaatataaaagacttttaatattgatatggtcactttaagatgttgttaggttagctcattacgtaataacttgaaacagaagatcccttaattgcggacagaataaagtaatcgacttggtattacatagaTCTTACTACTTTTTACGGTATAACTGATTGCGAGAGTTGCTACATTTTACAACTGTTGTTTTTTATAGCATTATTTTAGCAGCCGTTATCATTTTTGGAAATACATGTATGTAAGGCAAGCTAATAAGTTATCACATTGACCCTTCTGGTTTCTACGTCGCCGGTCACTTGCAATGATTCATATAAATTAATCTGCGGAAACTGAGCTTGAACAGTACTGGACATCATCTTATTGAATACGCATATATacttagtaattaaatatttaatttaatcatcagTAGATGTTATTATTCAACATGCAGAAGtctgttttgtttattgtttgcgCTGTCACTATAACAGCGATGGTGCAAGCCAAACCGTCACCATGGTGAGtatgaaagaatattttatatttattccgtCTTTGTACCAAATTTCTTTTTTACTAAATTGAGTCATATTTGGTCTGGTACGAATCTGACGTGGCTAGACTCTATGGCGTAGAAACAAGCTATTCAAATAGTTTTGTTACTATGGGGAAGCCAAAAgtaagggtaatgattttggcagtctatgtatgtagcTTAGACCACGACTCTACCATGACTACTTTTGTACCAATATGAATTTCATTATTTctatctgaattattttcttgtttcgtcctttttagacGCTTTTTTAATGTAGTCAGGTTATATATAGTTTGTAAGCATTAtctttaataagtaattaatcaatgattaatctaaatattatatgatcatccaatattatatgatatcatggataataataatatagtgttGAATACGAGTGTAAACTTAAAAAGAGATGATATTTTTTgtccttaaaaatatatttcgaagatataaaaaaaatatataattttatttttccgaAATATTAATGCTTCAGTGATTTCTGTATACtaacattaattttacattatttaaatgattattttttattattttgttacagtGGTGATGGAGGATGTGGTGGTAAGACGAATAATATTGGAAATGGAAGATGGAACACCAACATAGTAGGTCCCGGTGGTGGTTTTGGCAGTGGTGGACCTGGCTGGGGTGGGTTCGGCGGGGGTGGTTTTGGTGGTGGTAATGGTGGTGGTTTTGGTGGTGGCAACGGTGGCGGTTTCGGCGGTGACAATGGTGGCGGATTTGGCGGTGGCAACGGTGGTGGTTTTGGCGGTGGCAACGGTGGTGGTTTTGGTGGTGGCAACGGTGGCGGTTTCGGCGGTGGTAACGGTGGTGGTTTCGGCGGTGGTAACGGTGGCGGTTTCGGCGGTGGCAACGGTGGCGGTTTCGGCGGTGGCAACGCTGGTGGTTTCGGCGGCTTCGGTGCTGGTGCAGCTGGTGGTTTTGGAGATTATGATTATGGTAGCAGTTGGGCTACTAACACGAACAATATCGGAAACGGGATGGGCAATTTTAACGAAGTACACATGAAGCCCGGATGTGCTACTGGTACATGCGGAAACAAAGAGAACAACATTGGTAATGGTCGATTTAATCACAACACAGTATATGGACTTAGTAAGTAATAAACGAAATACTAAAGTGGCTATACTAGCAGTCAGCCGATGAAGCGCAAGTAACTGCGTTTGTTCCCGCAAAACTAATATTGACATGATGTTGAAATATATACCCCTGTCAGCTGCCACTACTAAAACAAAATACTCGTACAAATTTACTCGttagtaaaacaattaaattgatattggatagaagcaggcgttactttgcggaagttcatcatgattatataatgatttatttattttgctatcatccgcaaaaagtcgacccatgcgacaacgtcacccaggtccgacaaaatactctctacgtacgtttcaccccgaaccggagcatcctcaggagatgttgactctacaacgtgcattGCAGGTTGcacgacttttcgcggatgatagcaaaataaataaatcattatataattaaattgattgttaattattttttcctaTAGTgctagtatttaaattaaaatagtattggaggttaatatttattttttttgtttaaagtatAAGGTTaagttaataaacaaaacttGGATAATtgtggttatttttattttacaaataattccTTACTGACAATTCATATGACAATTATAATGTATTAAATACTTcgtaacttaacttaacttattaAAACATCTAAAGATCAGATTAGAgatttttgattattaaaacATCTTTTTTACTTGTCTTTACTCATAATAGCATTTTTGAAGGCtaacttaataattatacatGTAGTAAATTTTAAGCATTTAAGTGATGctactttacaatatttatttataataagaataataataggTTACTTCACTTTTTACAAGACTATGGTacccaaataataaaattctttggCCAACAACAAAACATgttatttctttcataaaaatccACGAAGCGAATATTTAGaagtatgtttttaaattaaattgaaattaaaccagTTTGAAACTgctattatctatattataaagctgaagagtttgtttgtttgtttggttgaacgcgcaaatctcagtagctactggtctgatttgagaaattatttcagtgtcatattttcaaaaaaattaggaatccatcctgaaactccaataatgtagccctaggtgtacaaaagttttgtttgcaaaaactattgatgttagaataaaataatgtactacaactttacAGAACACgtaattttctacaaaaagtgtcgcaacagcatatatctattttttatatcttaGCAGATATAtggtactttaataaattatttacatcatatactaaggtttacgtcattatttacataactaaatttaaatccttatcaaaattaattacttaataatcaagaggatattGTAGGGATAAGATCATATGCGTATaaagcgggtgggccgggcccaccctagaatggtccagtgcctaccctaggatactgggctaccgatttgaaatcCTATGATGGACGCCGAAATAGTAATAATGTTacacaaaatatacttaattaaaaatatcaaataataaccattacaacttataataaagaaaaagcatccgtggcgcagtggtatgcgcggtgcatttacaagacggaggtcctgggttcgatccccggctgggcagattgagattttcttaatttgtccaggtctggctggtgggaggcttcggccgtggctagttaccaccctaccggcaaagacgtaccgccaagcgatttagcgttccggtacgatgccgtgtagaaaccgaaaggggtgtggatttttcatcctcctcctaacaagttagcccgcttccatcttagactgcatcatcacttaccatcaggtgagatggtagtcaagggctaacttgtaaagaataaaaaaaagaattaaaaaaaaaagccttaaaaaagattttgaaaaataaaatataaattttgaaaaatgttataatataagaccttttctgatacctaccatagatacaaagaaaaataataaaataagtcgagTCATTTCAGAGGTTTGCGTCCAGAAATATTGTTAACGAAATTATATTCACTGTCGACTCTATTCAGTGATATTTAGGCCCAccccaggcccaccctaggaaataatcctagatacgccactggataagatttgccttttgaaaccgcgcggcgtcaattagttattttataaattacactTTCAAAGTCCTGAGTTTTAAAGGACTAGTTTAAACGGTTTGAAATATTATCACGGTAAGTTAGATAAAAGTTTCTAAGAcgttgaaaacataaaaaataaaagataacaacatcttaactaatataatgatatttctttatgataaaatacgtagcaaaccagacaAATTACTGTTGTAGCCGACAccatattgtaatattgtagatATACACGCTCCATATGTAACACGGTGTAGCTTCTAAATGGCACCGTAATCTGCACTTATTTTACGTATGCTACACCCGTAGTAGGTCGGTAGGTAGCAAGTACGTAAGTAgctcatttcatcatcatcatcatatcattcatcatatcagccgatggacgattgGACGTCCTTTGCAGAACTTAGGCTCTTTATAGGGATTCGAAacatagatagaagatagaaaaccgaaaggagtgtggattttcatcctcctcctaacaagttagcccgcttccatcttagactgc
This window of the Bicyclus anynana chromosome 6, ilBicAnyn1.1, whole genome shotgun sequence genome carries:
- the LOC112049177 gene encoding keratin, type I cytoskeletal 9-like, which gives rise to MQKFVLIIVCAVAITAMVQAKSSSYGNGGYGGSNGGRFGGNNVEVKGWDIGDDGGFGGSHDGGFGDSNVETKGWDIGDDGGFGGSHGGGFGDSNVETKGWDIGDDGGFGGSHDGGFGDSNVETKGWDIGDDGGFGGSHGGGFGDSNVETKGWDIGDDGGFGGSHGGGFGDSDVETKGWDIGDDGGFGGSHGGGFGDSNVETKGWDIGDDGGFGGSNADGFIGGNGGGHYFGDHGKGTGNVNEVHKKPGGVTVEKKKITKTKEKKNLYFNLVPHLTLW
- the LOC112057101 gene encoding acanthoscurrin-1; this translates as MLLFNMQKSVLFIVCAVTITAMVQAKPSPCGDGGCGGKTNNIGNGRWNTNIVGPGGGFGSGGPGWGGFGGGGFGGGNGGGFGGGNGGGFGGDNGGGFGGGNGGGFGGGNGGGFGGGNGGGFGGGNGGGFGGGNGGGFGGGNGGGFGGGNAGGFGGFGAGAAGGFGDYDYGSSWATNTNNIGNGMGNFNEVHMKPGCATGTCGNKENNIGNGRFNHNTVYGLSK